In Rhodocyclaceae bacterium, a single genomic region encodes these proteins:
- a CDS encoding glycoside hydrolase — MHQPDYRDAATGEFLLPWVYLHALKDYSDMAAHFERHPAMRAVVNFVPVLTRQVDDYLAQFASGEFRDPLLRALAIEDPAQLCARDRAQVLDLCFRANPRTMIEPFAGYARLAELHRRCTSDGVDLTDYLSGSYLTDLVTWYHLAWTGETLRQEQPLLRRLFAQGAGYGPGERRALLSLVGRELERVLPRWKALAERGQVELSTTPDCHPLAPLMFDFGAARQAQPRAALPRSVAYPGGAERVAAHVDRAFIEHEARFGTPPTGTWPAEGALSCSVVDALAARGSRWAASGEAVLMNSLRIGGGEVPDRAAVLYRPYRMSNAPGMQLFFRDDRLSDLIGFDYSRRHSGEAAAQFVQELEAIAASWAGDEPPVVSVMLDGENAWEHFPYNGHYFLDELYRRLSSHPVIRPTTFEALIARDVPAAPLPALCAGSWVYGDFATWVGAPEKNRAWDLLVDARAAYLRVAGTLPDTQRSEATRRLSICEGSDWFWWFGDYNPQQTIASFDSLFRLHVTRLYESLGLPAPAALSERINSGTVGGEAEGGGSMRRSSVG; from the coding sequence ATGCACCAGCCGGACTACCGCGACGCGGCCACCGGCGAGTTCCTGCTGCCCTGGGTGTACCTGCATGCGCTGAAGGATTACAGCGACATGGCCGCCCACTTCGAGCGGCACCCGGCGATGCGCGCCGTGGTCAATTTCGTACCGGTGCTGACGCGGCAGGTCGACGACTACCTTGCCCAGTTCGCCAGTGGCGAGTTCCGCGATCCGCTGCTGCGTGCGCTGGCGATCGAGGATCCTGCGCAGCTCTGCGCGCGCGATCGGGCGCAGGTGCTGGACCTCTGCTTCCGCGCCAACCCGCGAACGATGATCGAACCGTTCGCCGGCTATGCACGGCTGGCCGAGCTGCACCGTCGCTGTACATCCGATGGCGTCGACCTTACCGACTATCTGTCCGGCAGCTACCTGACCGATCTGGTCACCTGGTACCACCTTGCCTGGACTGGCGAGACGCTGCGCCAGGAGCAGCCGTTGCTTCGCCGGCTCTTCGCCCAGGGGGCTGGCTACGGCCCCGGCGAGCGGCGCGCGCTGCTGTCCCTGGTCGGCCGCGAACTCGAGCGGGTGCTGCCGCGCTGGAAGGCGCTCGCCGAACGCGGACAGGTCGAGCTGTCCACCACCCCGGATTGCCACCCGCTGGCACCGCTGATGTTCGATTTCGGCGCTGCCCGCCAGGCGCAGCCGCGGGCTGCACTGCCGCGGTCGGTGGCCTATCCTGGCGGCGCGGAGCGGGTCGCGGCGCATGTCGATCGCGCATTCATCGAGCACGAGGCACGCTTCGGTACGCCTCCCACCGGGACCTGGCCGGCGGAAGGCGCACTGTCGTGCAGCGTCGTCGACGCGCTCGCGGCGCGCGGCAGCCGCTGGGCTGCCAGCGGCGAGGCGGTCCTGATGAACAGCCTGCGGATCGGGGGGGGCGAGGTACCCGACCGTGCTGCGGTCCTGTACCGACCCTACCGGATGTCCAATGCACCCGGAATGCAGCTGTTCTTCCGCGACGATCGGCTGTCAGACCTGATCGGGTTCGACTATTCGCGCCGCCACAGCGGCGAGGCAGCCGCTCAGTTCGTGCAGGAACTGGAGGCGATTGCCGCCAGCTGGGCAGGGGATGAACCGCCGGTGGTCAGCGTGATGCTCGACGGCGAGAATGCCTGGGAGCACTTTCCCTACAACGGACACTACTTCCTCGACGAACTCTACCGTCGGCTGTCGTCGCATCCGGTGATCCGGCCGACGACGTTCGAGGCATTGATCGCGCGCGACGTTCCTGCCGCGCCGCTGCCGGCACTCTGCGCCGGCAGCTGGGTCTACGGAGACTTCGCCACCTGGGTCGGCGCGCCGGAGAAGAATCGCGCCTGGGACCTCCTGGTGGATGCTCGAGCCGCGTACCTGCGGGTCGCCGGAACGTTGCCGGATACGCAGCGGAGCGAGGCGACCCGGCGGCTGTCGATCTGCGAAGGGTCCGACTGGTTCTGGTGGTTCGGCGATTACAACCCGCAGCAGACGATCGCGAGCTTCGATTCGCTGTTCAGACTGCATGTCACCCGGCTGTACGAATCGCTCGGCCTGCCAGCACCTGCAGCACTGTCGGAGCGGATCAACAGTGGTACCGTCGGTGGCGAGGCTGAAGGTGGCGGATCGATGCGCAGGAGCTCGGTGGGCTGA
- the glgC gene encoding glucose-1-phosphate adenylyltransferase: MVTPENRERAAAAIALAEGASTPRFVSQLTKNAFALILAGGRGSRLKQLTDWRAKPGLAFGGKFKIIDFALSNCVNSGVRRIGIATQYKSHSLIQHIQRGWSFLDGRFDEFVQLLPAQQRVEEAWYRGTADAIFQNLDILREHAPEHVVVLAGDHIYKMDYGKLLAWHVSRQADLTVACVEVPRLEARGFGVMHVDENDRVTEFLEKPDDPPSIPGDPEHALASMGVYVFNAAFLYEQVVRDADEPKSTHDFGNDILPHLVPRYRVFAHRFADSCVRAPGELPYWRDVGTIDAFWEANLELTRVTPALNLYDSRWPIWTNQEQLPPAKFVFDEDDRRGMAVDSLISGGCIISGSLVRGSLLYSSVHAHSYSSVEHSVLLSGVDVGRHAKLRRVIVDEGARIPEGMAIGFDAAEDRRRFYVSEGGVTLVTAEMLGQPQRRGR; this comes from the coding sequence ATGGTCACCCCAGAAAACAGAGAACGGGCCGCAGCTGCGATCGCGCTTGCTGAGGGAGCTTCTACCCCCCGTTTCGTGAGCCAGCTCACGAAGAATGCGTTCGCACTGATCCTCGCCGGCGGGCGGGGCTCGCGGCTGAAGCAGCTCACCGACTGGCGCGCGAAGCCCGGGCTCGCGTTCGGCGGCAAGTTCAAGATCATCGACTTCGCGCTGTCGAACTGCGTGAACTCCGGTGTGCGGCGCATCGGCATCGCCACCCAGTACAAGTCGCACAGCCTGATCCAGCACATCCAGCGTGGCTGGAGCTTTCTCGACGGCCGCTTCGACGAGTTCGTGCAACTGCTGCCGGCACAGCAGCGGGTGGAAGAGGCCTGGTATCGCGGTACGGCCGACGCGATCTTCCAGAACCTGGACATACTGCGCGAACATGCGCCCGAGCATGTCGTCGTGCTGGCCGGCGACCACATCTACAAGATGGACTACGGCAAGCTGCTCGCCTGGCACGTGAGCCGGCAGGCCGACCTCACCGTTGCCTGCGTCGAGGTGCCGCGCCTCGAGGCCCGCGGGTTCGGTGTGATGCATGTCGACGAGAACGACCGGGTCACCGAATTCCTCGAGAAGCCCGACGATCCGCCGTCGATCCCCGGCGATCCCGAGCACGCGCTCGCCAGCATGGGCGTGTACGTGTTCAACGCGGCCTTCCTGTACGAGCAGGTGGTCCGCGATGCCGACGAGCCGAAGTCGACTCACGACTTCGGCAACGACATCCTGCCGCATCTGGTGCCGCGCTATCGCGTGTTCGCGCACCGCTTTGCCGACAGTTGCGTGCGCGCGCCGGGCGAGTTGCCCTACTGGCGGGACGTCGGCACGATCGATGCGTTCTGGGAAGCGAACCTCGAACTGACGCGCGTCACGCCCGCGCTCAACCTTTACGACAGCCGATGGCCGATCTGGACCAACCAGGAGCAGTTGCCACCGGCCAAGTTCGTGTTCGACGAGGACGATCGGCGCGGCATGGCCGTTGATTCGTTGATTTCGGGCGGTTGCATCATCAGCGGCTCGCTGGTGCGCGGATCGCTGCTCTACTCCAGCGTGCATGCGCATTCCTATTCGTCGGTCGAGCACTCGGTGCTGCTCTCGGGCGTCGATGTCGGGCGGCATGCGAAGCTGCGCCGCGTGATCGTCGACGAGGGCGCCCGCATCCCCGAGGGCATGGCGATCGGCTTCGACGCTGCCGAAGACCGCCGGCGCTTCTACGTTTCCGAAGGCGGGGTGACGCTGGTCACCGCCGAGATGCTCGGTCAGCCGCAGCGCCGCGGGCGCTGA
- the glgB gene encoding 1,4-alpha-glucan branching protein GlgB: MLDSPDRAPVPTFPACDNPQHDPGGAFERLLQGRLHDPFSLLGLHPDGKKWVVRVYEPRAREVRLLPAQASGTAGDAGELLACHDRRGLFEWHGSTAPAWPYRLRAAFDDGTQREWCDPYSFAAQISDDELYLFNEGRLTQAWRTLGCVPAPAGAVPGYRFSVWAPNAERVSLVGEWNHWDGMVHPMRPRGASGVWELFMPDLPAGMLYRFEIRNRDTGAVFTRSDPYGRACEVRPGNASVTPARGNHEWRDGTWMKQRADTPWLERPMNVYEVHAGSWRRHPDGRFYGYRELAETLLPYVCDLGYTHIEFLPLTEHPLDESWGYQSVGYFAPTSRFGSADDLKYLIDCCHRAGIGVILDWVPGHFPSDPYALARFDGTALYEHDDPRLGLHPDWGTCVFNFERNEVRSFLLSSAAWWLAEFHFDALRVDAVASMLYLDYSREPGQWLPNRFGGRENLGAIDFLRELNAMVHGQFPGALTIAEESTSWPMVSRPTWLGGLGFSMKWNMGWMHDVLSYMRLDPVHRRYHHDRLTFGQLYAYSENFLLPLSHDEVVHGKRSLLDRMPGDDWQRFAGLRLLLALQSTTPGRKLSFMGNEFGQGREWNSQRELDWPLLSLHWHQGVHSLVRDLNRLYRDEPALHQLDFESAGFEWIDCNDAEQSVLTFIRRARNGRHAVVALNFTPVPRLAHRLGVPQAGRYREILNTDASLYGGSNLGNAGFVDASTEPWSGQPASMWLKLPPLAALVLVPEVQPGGDLPAGGGTR, encoded by the coding sequence ATGTTGGATTCGCCGGACCGGGCTCCGGTTCCGACCTTTCCGGCCTGCGACAACCCGCAGCACGACCCCGGGGGCGCGTTCGAGCGCCTGCTGCAAGGCAGGCTGCATGATCCGTTCAGCCTGCTCGGCCTGCATCCTGACGGCAAGAAGTGGGTGGTCCGCGTCTACGAACCACGGGCACGCGAGGTGCGGCTGCTGCCTGCGCAGGCGAGCGGCACGGCGGGGGACGCAGGCGAACTGCTAGCCTGCCACGACAGACGCGGCCTGTTCGAGTGGCACGGCAGCACCGCCCCGGCGTGGCCGTACCGGCTGCGCGCAGCCTTCGACGACGGCACGCAGCGCGAGTGGTGCGATCCGTATTCGTTCGCCGCACAGATCTCCGATGACGAGTTGTACCTGTTCAACGAAGGACGGCTGACCCAGGCGTGGCGGACGCTCGGCTGCGTGCCGGCGCCTGCCGGCGCCGTTCCCGGCTATCGATTTTCGGTGTGGGCACCCAACGCGGAGCGGGTCAGTCTGGTCGGGGAATGGAACCATTGGGACGGCATGGTGCATCCGATGCGTCCGCGCGGTGCCTCCGGCGTCTGGGAGCTGTTCATGCCAGACCTGCCGGCGGGCATGCTGTACCGCTTCGAGATCCGCAACCGCGACACCGGCGCGGTGTTCACCCGCAGCGATCCGTACGGGCGCGCCTGCGAAGTCAGACCCGGCAACGCCAGCGTCACGCCGGCGCGCGGCAACCACGAATGGCGCGACGGCACCTGGATGAAACAGCGGGCAGATACGCCGTGGCTGGAACGTCCGATGAATGTCTACGAGGTACACGCCGGATCCTGGCGACGCCATCCCGACGGCCGCTTCTACGGCTACCGCGAACTGGCCGAGACGCTGCTGCCGTACGTGTGCGACCTCGGCTACACGCACATCGAATTCCTGCCGCTGACCGAGCACCCGCTCGACGAATCCTGGGGCTACCAGAGCGTCGGCTATTTCGCGCCGACGAGTCGCTTCGGCAGTGCGGACGACCTGAAGTACCTGATCGATTGCTGCCATCGCGCCGGCATCGGCGTGATCCTCGACTGGGTGCCCGGGCATTTCCCCAGCGACCCCTACGCGCTCGCCCGCTTCGACGGCACCGCACTGTACGAGCACGACGACCCGCGCCTCGGGCTGCACCCCGACTGGGGTACCTGCGTCTTCAACTTCGAGCGCAACGAAGTGCGCAGCTTCCTGCTCTCCTCGGCTGCGTGGTGGCTCGCAGAGTTCCACTTCGACGCGCTGCGAGTGGACGCGGTGGCCTCGATGCTCTACCTCGACTATTCGCGCGAGCCCGGCCAGTGGCTGCCCAACCGCTTCGGTGGCCGCGAGAACCTCGGCGCGATCGACTTCCTGCGCGAACTCAACGCGATGGTGCACGGGCAGTTCCCCGGTGCACTGACCATCGCGGAGGAATCCACCTCCTGGCCCATGGTTTCGCGCCCGACCTGGCTCGGCGGGCTCGGGTTCTCGATGAAGTGGAACATGGGCTGGATGCACGACGTGCTGTCGTACATGCGCCTCGATCCGGTCCACCGGCGCTACCACCACGACCGGCTCACCTTCGGACAACTGTACGCGTACAGCGAAAACTTCCTGCTGCCGCTGTCGCACGACGAGGTAGTGCACGGCAAGCGATCGCTGCTGGACCGGATGCCCGGTGACGACTGGCAGCGCTTTGCCGGCCTGCGCCTGCTGCTCGCGCTACAGTCCACCACCCCGGGGCGCAAGCTGTCCTTCATGGGTAACGAGTTCGGGCAGGGCCGCGAATGGAACTCCCAGCGCGAGCTCGACTGGCCGTTGCTCTCGCTGCACTGGCACCAGGGCGTCCATTCGCTGGTGCGCGACCTGAATCGGCTCTACCGCGATGAACCGGCCTTGCACCAGCTCGATTTCGAATCCGCCGGCTTCGAGTGGATCGACTGCAACGATGCGGAGCAGTCGGTGCTGACATTCATCCGCCGCGCCCGCAACGGCCGTCATGCAGTGGTCGCGCTCAACTTCACCCCCGTGCCGCGCCTCGCGCACCGGCTCGGCGTGCCGCAGGCGGGGCGCTACCGGGAGATACTCAATACCGACGCGTCGCTCTATGGCGGCAGCAACCTGGGCAACGCGGGCTTTGTCGATGCGTCGACCGAACCATGGTCGGGCCAGCCTGCATCGATGTGGCTGAAACTGCCGCCGCTGGCGGCGCTGGTCCTGGTGCCCGAGGTACAGCCGGGCGGCGACCTTCCCGCCGGCGGCGGCACCCGCTGA
- the hslO gene encoding Hsp33 family molecular chaperone HslO: MSDSIRRFMFEGAPIRGEIVQLDATWRAVLERHEYPPLLQTLLGEMMAASALLSATLKFDGAMLLQVQGSGPLRLLVVECTSAGTLRATAKWDALPEQAGFADLLRDARCAITLIQPDGSQSYQGVVEVVGDNVAEMLMHYMRHSEQIETTLTVAADGMRVGGLLLQRLPESADDDADRWDRVCMLAGTVEAAELLGLAPLDVVRRLFHEEDVRLFEPQPLAFRCACSKARVESMLTMLGPEEVESVLAEQGRIEVTCEFCNRAYRFDPVDAAQLFVGGTRSPGSRTRH; encoded by the coding sequence ATGTCCGATTCCATACGCAGGTTCATGTTCGAAGGTGCGCCGATTCGCGGCGAGATCGTTCAGCTCGACGCGACATGGCGCGCGGTGCTCGAGCGCCACGAATACCCGCCGCTGCTGCAGACGCTGCTCGGCGAAATGATGGCGGCGAGCGCGCTGCTGTCCGCGACACTCAAGTTCGACGGCGCGATGCTGTTGCAGGTGCAGGGTAGCGGGCCACTGCGTCTGCTGGTGGTCGAATGCACGAGCGCCGGCACGTTGCGGGCCACCGCGAAGTGGGATGCGCTGCCAGAGCAGGCCGGCTTTGCAGACCTGCTGCGCGATGCGCGCTGTGCGATCACGCTGATACAGCCGGACGGCTCCCAGAGCTACCAGGGCGTGGTCGAGGTCGTCGGCGACAACGTGGCAGAGATGCTGATGCACTACATGAGGCACTCCGAACAGATAGAGACCACGCTCACCGTCGCGGCAGACGGCATGCGGGTCGGCGGCCTGCTGCTGCAGCGGCTGCCCGAGTCGGCCGACGACGATGCCGACCGCTGGGACCGCGTCTGCATGCTGGCCGGTACGGTCGAAGCCGCGGAGCTGCTCGGCCTCGCGCCCCTGGATGTCGTACGCCGGCTGTTCCATGAAGAGGACGTCCGCCTGTTCGAGCCCCAGCCACTCGCCTTCCGATGCGCCTGCTCGAAGGCACGCGTCGAATCGATGCTCACCATGCTCGGGCCGGAGGAGGTCGAGTCGGTGCTCGCCGAGCAGGGGCGCATCGAGGTGACCTGCGAGTTCTGCAATCGAGCGTACCGCTTCGATCCGGTCGATGCGGCACAGCTCTTCGTCGGCGGCACCCGGTCACCTGGCAGCCGCACCCGCCACTGA
- a CDS encoding P-II family nitrogen regulator, with protein sequence MKEIKAIVRPARLDRVSDALRKLPGFPGMSVGKVEGCSRFPSGQNPRNPKEALTEFSSKMRIEMVCPDEMVDPIMRLIAEHGFTGQAGDGLVWVTDVLHRVRLVERERDLAAMEASALPGTGPY encoded by the coding sequence ATGAAGGAGATAAAGGCAATCGTGAGGCCGGCGCGGCTCGACCGGGTGAGCGACGCATTGCGCAAGCTGCCCGGCTTCCCCGGCATGAGCGTCGGCAAGGTCGAGGGTTGCAGTCGATTTCCGTCCGGTCAGAATCCGCGCAATCCCAAGGAGGCGCTGACCGAATTCTCCAGCAAGATGCGTATCGAGATGGTCTGTCCCGACGAGATGGTCGATCCGATCATGCGGCTGATCGCCGAACATGGGTTCACTGGCCAGGCGGGTGATGGTCTGGTCTGGGTGACCGATGTCCTGCACCGGGTACGTCTGGTCGAGAGGGAGCGCGACCTCGCGGCGATGGAAGCGTCCGCGTTACCCGGTACCGGCCCGTACTGA
- a CDS encoding efflux RND transporter permease subunit, whose amino-acid sequence MIEAIVRASLRQRLVLLVIFVVLGLFGARSVQKLSLDAFPDVTTIQVQVATEAPGRSPEEVERFVTVPIEIALTGLPGLREMRSLNRAGLSLVTLVFSDATDVYFARQLVLERLIEVQARLPGDTVPVLGPVSTGLGQVYQYTLERADDGRRALTRAELTERRIVQDWVVRPMLRGISGVAEVNSHGGYVRQYQVLADPQRMRGFNVRLAEIYTALERNNANSGGGILPRGAEQYLIRGVGLVRTLEDIGNIVIKEIGGTPVFLRSVATITLGEEVRVGAAVKNGDTEAVAGIVMMIRGGNARDVVSRVKQRVDQINEQDLLPGGLKIVPFYDRTELVDSALYTIVKVLLEAIVFVVIILMVFLGDIRSSLIVVATLLLTPLFTFMVMNQYGISANLMSLGGLVIAIGLMVDGSVVVVENTFKRLGEARDSGENRLRIVLRAAGEVGVPVVFGVGIIIVVFMPLLTLTDMEGKMFGPLAQVIGIALAISLVLSLTLTPILASYMLKGGADHDTLVIRMIKPGYLRLLDWSVAHEKSVVAIAIGLLAAAGAAFPFLGTAFVPVMQEGAVTPQIIRVPSVSLEESLRTEFEAMKLVSQVPGVKMAVSTLGRGESPADPAGMNESGPVVSLLSPDERPEGFKRQSDIERRIREVLSVLPGVQLVMSQPIQERVDEMVTGVRSQVAIKLFGEDLAVLRQKSEEIARVLNGIEGTRDLRLDRVSGQPYLTIDIDRTAIARYGINVSDVHDVIETAIAGRQATEVFEGERRFAAVVRYPEPYRDSIEAIGNILFTSPNGAMVPLKSLATITVVDSAPVIARESGRRRIVIGSNVAGRDLGGYVAEAQTRIAEKVDLPDGYTLEWGGQFENMERALGRLSVIVPITVATIFFLLFILFKSLRCAALIILVLPFASLGGIFGLLLSGEFLSVPASVGFITLWGIATLNAVVLVEYIRHLRGEGLDVREAVVEGCKARLRPVLMTASVAMLGLIPMLFATGPGSEVTRPLAVVVISGLVTSTLLTLVVVPALFKWFDEKPIEA is encoded by the coding sequence ATGATCGAAGCGATCGTTCGTGCGAGCCTGCGGCAGCGGCTCGTGCTGCTGGTGATCTTCGTCGTGCTTGGCCTTTTCGGCGCGCGCTCGGTGCAGAAGCTGTCGCTCGACGCCTTCCCCGATGTCACGACCATCCAGGTGCAGGTGGCGACCGAGGCCCCTGGCCGCTCGCCCGAGGAGGTCGAACGGTTCGTCACCGTGCCGATCGAGATCGCGCTGACCGGCCTTCCCGGACTGCGCGAGATGCGTTCGCTCAATCGCGCGGGGCTGTCGCTGGTGACGCTGGTGTTCAGCGACGCGACCGACGTGTATTTCGCGCGCCAGCTGGTGCTCGAGCGCCTGATCGAGGTGCAGGCGAGGCTGCCGGGCGACACGGTGCCGGTGCTCGGGCCGGTGTCCACCGGCCTGGGGCAGGTCTATCAGTACACGCTGGAGCGGGCCGACGATGGCCGGCGCGCACTCACGCGCGCAGAACTCACCGAGCGGCGCATCGTGCAGGACTGGGTGGTACGTCCGATGCTGCGCGGCATCTCCGGCGTGGCCGAGGTCAATTCCCACGGGGGCTATGTACGGCAGTACCAGGTGCTCGCCGATCCGCAACGCATGCGCGGCTTCAACGTGCGCCTGGCCGAGATCTACACGGCACTGGAACGCAACAATGCGAACAGCGGCGGCGGGATACTGCCGCGCGGCGCCGAACAGTACCTGATCCGCGGTGTCGGTCTGGTGCGCACGCTGGAGGACATCGGCAACATCGTGATCAAGGAAATCGGCGGAACGCCGGTATTCCTGCGCAGCGTGGCCACGATCACCCTGGGCGAGGAGGTCAGGGTGGGCGCGGCGGTCAAGAACGGCGATACCGAGGCGGTGGCCGGCATCGTCATGATGATCCGTGGCGGCAATGCGCGCGATGTCGTCAGCCGGGTCAAGCAGCGGGTGGACCAGATCAACGAACAGGACCTGCTGCCCGGAGGCCTGAAGATCGTCCCGTTCTACGACCGCACCGAACTCGTCGATTCGGCCCTCTACACGATCGTCAAGGTGCTGCTCGAGGCGATCGTGTTCGTGGTGATCATCCTCATGGTTTTTCTCGGCGACATCCGGTCCAGCCTGATCGTCGTGGCGACGCTGCTGCTGACGCCGCTGTTCACCTTCATGGTGATGAACCAGTACGGCATCTCGGCGAACCTGATGTCGCTCGGCGGGCTGGTGATCGCGATCGGCCTGATGGTCGACGGTTCGGTCGTGGTGGTCGAGAACACGTTCAAGCGGCTGGGCGAGGCGCGCGACTCCGGCGAGAACCGGCTGCGTATCGTGCTGCGCGCCGCAGGCGAGGTGGGCGTTCCGGTGGTGTTCGGCGTAGGCATCATCATCGTCGTGTTCATGCCGCTGCTGACCCTGACCGACATGGAGGGCAAGATGTTCGGCCCGCTGGCGCAGGTGATCGGCATCGCGCTGGCGATCTCCCTCGTACTGTCGCTCACGCTCACGCCCATCCTCGCGTCGTACATGCTGAAGGGTGGTGCCGACCACGACACGCTCGTGATCCGGATGATCAAGCCCGGCTACCTGCGCCTGCTCGACTGGTCGGTCGCGCACGAAAAGTCGGTGGTCGCGATCGCGATCGGACTGCTCGCCGCTGCCGGCGCGGCGTTCCCGTTCCTCGGCACGGCCTTCGTCCCGGTGATGCAGGAGGGCGCGGTCACGCCGCAGATCATCCGCGTACCCTCGGTATCCCTGGAGGAGTCGCTGCGTACCGAGTTCGAGGCGATGAAGCTGGTGTCGCAGGTGCCGGGCGTGAAGATGGCGGTGTCCACCCTTGGCCGGGGCGAGAGCCCGGCCGACCCCGCCGGGATGAACGAATCGGGCCCGGTGGTGAGTCTGCTGTCGCCCGACGAGCGCCCGGAGGGTTTCAAGCGACAGTCCGACATCGAGCGCCGGATCCGCGAAGTCCTGTCCGTGCTGCCCGGCGTGCAATTGGTGATGAGCCAGCCGATCCAGGAGCGGGTCGACGAAATGGTCACCGGCGTGCGCTCGCAGGTTGCGATCAAGCTGTTCGGCGAGGACCTCGCCGTGCTGCGTCAGAAGAGCGAGGAGATCGCGCGCGTGCTCAACGGCATCGAGGGCACCCGCGACCTTCGGCTGGACAGGGTGAGCGGCCAGCCTTACCTGACCATCGACATCGATCGCACGGCGATCGCGCGCTACGGCATCAACGTGTCCGACGTGCACGACGTGATAGAGACGGCGATCGCCGGCCGCCAGGCTACCGAGGTGTTCGAAGGGGAACGCCGCTTCGCAGCCGTGGTGCGTTATCCGGAGCCCTACCGCGACAGCATCGAGGCGATCGGCAATATCCTGTTCACTTCGCCCAATGGTGCGATGGTGCCGCTCAAGAGCCTGGCGACGATCACGGTGGTCGACAGCGCACCGGTGATCGCGCGCGAATCGGGGCGCCGCCGGATCGTGATCGGGTCCAACGTGGCCGGTCGCGACCTGGGCGGCTACGTAGCCGAGGCCCAGACGCGCATCGCGGAAAAAGTCGACTTGCCGGACGGTTACACGCTGGAATGGGGCGGCCAGTTCGAGAACATGGAGCGGGCGCTGGGCCGGTTGTCGGTGATCGTGCCGATCACGGTCGCGACCATCTTCTTCCTGCTCTTCATCCTGTTCAAGTCCTTGCGCTGCGCAGCACTGATCATCCTCGTGCTGCCGTTTGCGTCGCTGGGTGGCATCTTCGGCCTGCTGCTGTCGGGCGAGTTCCTGTCGGTGCCGGCATCGGTCGGCTTCATCACGCTATGGGGGATCGCGACCCTGAACGCGGTGGTGCTGGTCGAGTACATCCGTCACCTGCGCGGCGAAGGGCTGGACGTTCGCGAGGCCGTGGTCGAGGGCTGCAAGGCGCGCCTGCGGCCGGTGCTGATGACTGCTTCGGTGGCGATGCTCGGATTGATCCCGATGCTGTTCGCCACCGGCCCTGGTTCTGAAGTCACCCGTCCGCTGGCGGTGGTGGTGATCTCCGGCCTGGTCACCTCGACGTTGCTCACGCTGGTTGTGGTTCCTGCCCTGTTCAAGTGGTTCGACGAGAAGCCGATCGAGGCGTGA
- a CDS encoding efflux RND transporter periplasmic adaptor subunit, which produces MSICPERRLRTGAVLACVALSMLAACGREAAKPAPVTAATRDPMHVKVDAELLKRLQVVPASRAEIQEYFRVAGSVQVDEDRVARIGSSVTGRITDAPGSLGLDVRVGQTLATLDSAELASAQRNFLKAGLDLELVQRAVERARLLVNADVIGSAELQRRENEQFSAEAELRTARGNLLILGMSGQAIERLENTRAISPVISIASKLSGTVIERRVTVGQVVQPADQLFTIADLSQVWVVSEVPEEQAYGVRVGDPVEVVIPALRDRRLEGKVTFVGNTVNPETRTITVRTVLANADRSIKPSMLASMAIREPLRRALAVPAAAVVRDGNRDHVFVQAKPGLFHLRPVNLGPESNNGLRPVLGGLTEGESVVVDGAFHLNNERNRQ; this is translated from the coding sequence ATGAGCATCTGTCCGGAACGACGCCTGCGAACAGGAGCCGTGCTGGCCTGCGTCGCGCTTTCGATGCTGGCCGCCTGCGGGCGCGAGGCCGCGAAGCCGGCCCCGGTCACTGCGGCCACGCGCGACCCGATGCACGTGAAGGTCGATGCGGAACTGTTGAAGCGGCTGCAGGTGGTCCCCGCATCGCGCGCCGAGATCCAGGAGTACTTCCGGGTGGCCGGCAGCGTGCAGGTCGACGAAGACCGCGTGGCCCGCATCGGCTCATCGGTGACCGGCCGGATCACGGATGCACCGGGCTCGCTCGGCCTCGACGTGCGCGTGGGCCAGACGCTCGCGACGCTCGACAGCGCGGAACTCGCCTCTGCCCAGCGCAACTTCCTGAAGGCCGGGCTTGACCTGGAACTCGTGCAGCGCGCGGTGGAAAGGGCGCGCCTGCTGGTCAATGCGGACGTGATCGGCTCGGCCGAGCTGCAGCGCCGTGAGAACGAGCAGTTTTCCGCGGAAGCGGAGCTGCGTACCGCGCGTGGCAACCTGCTGATCCTCGGCATGAGTGGACAGGCCATCGAGCGGCTCGAGAACACACGCGCGATCAGCCCGGTGATCTCGATCGCGTCCAAGCTCTCCGGCACCGTCATCGAGCGGCGCGTGACGGTCGGCCAGGTGGTGCAGCCGGCCGATCAATTGTTCACGATCGCTGACCTGTCCCAGGTCTGGGTGGTGAGCGAGGTGCCGGAGGAGCAGGCTTACGGCGTTCGCGTAGGCGATCCGGTCGAGGTGGTCATTCCGGCGCTGCGCGACCGCAGACTCGAGGGCAAGGTGACGTTCGTCGGCAACACGGTCAATCCGGAGACGCGCACGATCACCGTGCGTACCGTGCTGGCCAACGCGGATCGGTCGATCAAGCCGTCGATGCTCGCATCGATGGCGATCCGCGAGCCGTTGCGGCGGGCGCTGGCAGTGCCAGCCGCGGCGGTGGTACGCGACGGAAACCGTGACCATGTATTCGTGCAGGCAAAGCCCGGCCTTTTTCACCTGCGCCCGGTCAACCTCGGCCCGGAGAGTAACAACGGCCTGCGGCCGGTACTCGGCGGGCTGACCGAAGGAGAGTCCGTGGTCGTCGATGGTGCCTTTCACCTCAACAACGAGCGCAACCGCCAATGA